In Odontesthes bonariensis isolate fOdoBon6 chromosome 6, fOdoBon6.hap1, whole genome shotgun sequence, one genomic interval encodes:
- the tango2 gene encoding transport and Golgi organization protein 2 homolog isoform X2: MCIIFFKFDPRPASKNAYRLILAANRDELYNRPSKAADFWGSNSEILSGLDLEYGKEGGSWLGISKRGKLAAITNFMEGRPNPDAQGRGFLVPNYLVDKDIDSYSYLKKVSAEGHLYNGFNLITADFRAKQDTVCYYGNRGSPEPICLNPGIYGLSNSLLDTPWKKMLQGKRHFSSVVNDRSLSCDGLVQELLNVLNNEELNTPDPIQETQGDGYDKSMIQALSAVCVRSPHYGTRTNTIILIDAEGNVSFTERNLLNCDTSKWSTNSFQFSLQM; this comes from the exons ATGTGTATAATCTTTTTCAAGTTTGACCCCCGGCCTGCATCCAAAAATGCCTACAG GCTAATTTTGGCTGCAAATAGAGATGAGCTGTACAACAGGCCATCCAAAGCTGCTGACTTCTGGGGGAGCAACAGCGAGATCCTCAGTG gcCTGGACCTGGAGTATGGCAAGGAAGGTGGATCATGGCTTGGGATCAGCAAGAGGGGTAAGCTGGCTGCGATTACCAACTTCATGGAAGGACGCCCGAACCCTGATGCACAAGGACGAG GGTTTCTAGTACCAAACTACCTTGTAGATAAGGATATAGACAGTTATTCCTACCTTAAGAAGGTGTCTGCAGAAGGCCACCTGTACAACGGCTTCAATCTCATCACAGCAGATTTCAG AGCCAAACAAGACACTGTGTGTTACTATGGAAACAGAGGCAGCCCTGAACCCATCTGTCTAAATCCAG GAATCTATGGCTTAAGTAATTCCCTCCTGGATACTCCATGGAAGAAAATGCTGCAAGGCAAGCGGCACTTCAGTAGCGTCGTTAATGATCGGTCGctgtcctgtgatggactggtgcaAGAGCTGCTCAACGTCCTTAATAATGAGGAACT GAACACACCTGATCCAATTCAGGAGACTCAGGGTGATGGTTACGACAAGTCTATGATCCAGGCTTTGTCAGCCGTTTGTGTTCGCTCCCCTCATTATGGTACAAG GACCAATACAATAATCCTAATAGACGCGGAAGGAAATGTTAGCTTCACAGAACGCAATTTGCTCAACTGTGACACAAGCAAATGGAGCACCAATTCTTTCCAGTTCAGCCTGCAGATGTGA
- the tango2 gene encoding transport and Golgi organization protein 2 homolog isoform X1 codes for MCIIFFKFDPRPASKNAYRLILAANRDELYNRPSKAADFWGSNSEILSGLDLEYGKEGGSWLGISKRGKLAAITNFMEGRPNPDAQGRGFLVPNYLVDKDIDSYSYLKKVSAEGHLYNGFNLITADFRAKQDTVCYYGNRGSPEPICLNPAGIYGLSNSLLDTPWKKMLQGKRHFSSVVNDRSLSCDGLVQELLNVLNNEELNTPDPIQETQGDGYDKSMIQALSAVCVRSPHYGTRTNTIILIDAEGNVSFTERNLLNCDTSKWSTNSFQFSLQM; via the exons ATGTGTATAATCTTTTTCAAGTTTGACCCCCGGCCTGCATCCAAAAATGCCTACAG GCTAATTTTGGCTGCAAATAGAGATGAGCTGTACAACAGGCCATCCAAAGCTGCTGACTTCTGGGGGAGCAACAGCGAGATCCTCAGTG gcCTGGACCTGGAGTATGGCAAGGAAGGTGGATCATGGCTTGGGATCAGCAAGAGGGGTAAGCTGGCTGCGATTACCAACTTCATGGAAGGACGCCCGAACCCTGATGCACAAGGACGAG GGTTTCTAGTACCAAACTACCTTGTAGATAAGGATATAGACAGTTATTCCTACCTTAAGAAGGTGTCTGCAGAAGGCCACCTGTACAACGGCTTCAATCTCATCACAGCAGATTTCAG AGCCAAACAAGACACTGTGTGTTACTATGGAAACAGAGGCAGCCCTGAACCCATCTGTCTAAATCCAG CAGGAATCTATGGCTTAAGTAATTCCCTCCTGGATACTCCATGGAAGAAAATGCTGCAAGGCAAGCGGCACTTCAGTAGCGTCGTTAATGATCGGTCGctgtcctgtgatggactggtgcaAGAGCTGCTCAACGTCCTTAATAATGAGGAACT GAACACACCTGATCCAATTCAGGAGACTCAGGGTGATGGTTACGACAAGTCTATGATCCAGGCTTTGTCAGCCGTTTGTGTTCGCTCCCCTCATTATGGTACAAG GACCAATACAATAATCCTAATAGACGCGGAAGGAAATGTTAGCTTCACAGAACGCAATTTGCTCAACTGTGACACAAGCAAATGGAGCACCAATTCTTTCCAGTTCAGCCTGCAGATGTGA